Below is a window of Cytophaga hutchinsonii ATCC 33406 DNA.
TGTAACCATTTGCGCATTTAAACTCTGAACAGTGAGTTCCGGGCAGGCACATTGGGTAAGTAGTACAGTATCTTTTTTATTTCCTTTCAACTCAAATGCAATGGTACAGTTATTGCGATTGTGAACAAAATGTATGCCGTCTGTAGATTTCGCATTGCTCATATAACTATCCAGCGTATCTGCATATTTGTTTTCTACCCGAAGCGTGAACTGTGCAGTTGAATCATCCATGGTAAACAACTCAAGAGATTGCTCCAGGCTGTCATTAGACAAATGGTAATTATGTTTTAACAGCTTATTTGCAACGGGCATATCAGATGTGCCACAGGCGGCACACAGAAATAATAAAGGTAAATAGAATACCGGTTTAAACATTGTATGATTCAATTATAGATCAATGTATAAAACAAAATACATTCTTTAAATGTAGTCATATTTTAAATAAGTAGTTTCAGTTTAATCAAATAAAACAGCGTACTAATGAGCCCGTGGGGGAAAGGTCAGGTACGAAAAATTGATTGAAACTATGTTTCGCAATTCACTGTTTAATCGGTAAATTAGGTATCGGTATTTAATAGTTAACATAAAGAGAATTTTAATCAATAAGTATATGAAAACCATAACCAAAATTTCAGGAAGTTTACTGTTATCCGTATTTGTACTGGCAAGCATGTCGTTTTTATTAAAGCCGGATTATTCAAAAAGTGCTGTAGAATTTAAAATTAAAAATGCAGGCATTGGAGTAGACGGGAGTTTCAAAACGTTTGAAACAAGTATTGATTATAATGAAGCTGCTGCAGCTCCAAGCTCCATAAAAGCAACCATTACGGTAGAATCCATCAATACAGGTATTGAAGCAAGAGATAAACATTTAAGAAAGGATGATTTTTTTGATGCGGAAAAATATCCGAAAATAACATTTGAAAGCACAAAAATATTTAAAGTAACAAATGGATTTACAGCAGAAGGTAAGCTTACAATCAAAGGAGTGACAAAAGATATTACAATTCCGTTTACATATGCAGGAAATGCTCAGGGAGGAGTTTTTGAAGGTGCTGTTACATTGAATCGCCTGGATTATGGCGTTGGCGGCAAGAGCATGACTATGGGAGACGACGTTGACGTGAAATTAAAAGTAACAGCAGCAAAATAATCAGGGCGCTGAAACAAGGATAAAGCTGTGCTGATAACCTTTATAGGTGTTGTATAAAAGAATGTTTTTTACAGCACCTGTTTTTTTTATGTTCAGAACAGGTAAGTTATTGGAATCTTCAATGAATCTGGTCGCGAACCACAAGGCAAGCGCTGTTACTGTCGGGAAATCTCCTGTTAATTGTTTGTAATAACATACCGTTGTTTCTTTTCCCAGCTGCTGTGCACATACTTCATAAAAAGAATTTAAACATACATCCCCATTTTTACCAGAGAAGAGTACATCTATTTTTTCATTTTGAGGAAGATGTTTTGCAAGAAAATCTTCCAGGTGTTTCTTTATTGCTTCAGGAGAAGGATTGTTATATGTTTTAATACCTTTAATTGCAGCAGCAGCATTTAATCTGTTCGTATTTACAAGGAACATCGCAGCGCCTTCACCCGCAATAGTGCCTGTTGTTTGAGAAGAAAACAATTGGGCACTTGAAATAGTTTCGCTTTTATAGGTACCGGCTAATTTTTCAATGGTGTAATTGTATGCAGATATTTCGTCAACACCGCCAAGCAAATAGGTATTTGACGGGTATTCATTTAACAACATCTCAATATCGATCAGCGCATTTTCAAACGCCAATCCACGGTGCACGTGTGTAATATTATATCCTTTGTTTGAAGACATAATTCCTAATTGACCAGCTATGGCATTGGTTGTACTTTGTACAAAATTTGTCGGCGTTAACCGGCCTTCTTCAAACTCAATGATCTGATTTAAAAATTTAATACAATCTTCCAGGCCACCGTTTGCAGTACCCAGTACAATACCATCTACCGGGTGTTTTGAAATAAGCGAATGTCCGGTAGCAATACCCATTTTAACAGCTTTCCCTAAACGTCTTAATACGTTGGGGGGAATGCTGTCGTAATTGCTGTCAATGGCATAGAGTTTATTGTCAACTGCAGCTGCAACATGATCACTTGCCGGATCAGCAAAGGCTGGCTGAGCAGAAATACAGGCAGTTTGATGAATGTAGAACATTGCTTACAGGGAAGAGAAAATAAGTGAACTGCAATTTCCGGCAAAGCCAAATGAATTTGACATTACATGTTTTACAGGTGCTTGCCGGAATGTCTGTAGGGGTATCAATCCGGTTTCTTCGATTGGCACCTCAAAATTTATTTCAGGATATAATTCCTGATGTGTGATGGACAATATGCTGTACACCGCTTCTATTGCGGCAGCTGCACCAAGTGTATGCCCCGTATTTGATTTAGAGGAAGCAAATGGGGGAGGAGTATGGAAGATCCGCTGCATGGCAAAACTTTCAGCCTTGTCGTTATTTTCTG
It encodes the following:
- a CDS encoding YceI family protein, translated to MKTITKISGSLLLSVFVLASMSFLLKPDYSKSAVEFKIKNAGIGVDGSFKTFETSIDYNEAAAAPSSIKATITVESINTGIEARDKHLRKDDFFDAEKYPKITFESTKIFKVTNGFTAEGKLTIKGVTKDITIPFTYAGNAQGGVFEGAVTLNRLDYGVGGKSMTMGDDVDVKLKVTAAK
- a CDS encoding beta-ketoacyl synthase chain length factor; amino-acid sequence: MFYIHQTACISAQPAFADPASDHVAAAVDNKLYAIDSNYDSIPPNVLRRLGKAVKMGIATGHSLISKHPVDGIVLGTANGGLEDCIKFLNQIIEFEEGRLTPTNFVQSTTNAIAGQLGIMSSNKGYNITHVHRGLAFENALIDIEMLLNEYPSNTYLLGGVDEISAYNYTIEKLAGTYKSETISSAQLFSSQTTGTIAGEGAAMFLVNTNRLNAAAAIKGIKTYNNPSPEAIKKHLEDFLAKHLPQNEKIDVLFSGKNGDVCLNSFYEVCAQQLGKETTVCYYKQLTGDFPTVTALALWFATRFIEDSNNLPVLNIKKTGAVKNILLYNTYKGYQHSFILVSAP